DNA from Ignavibacteria bacterium:
CAGGCAGGACCGCATCTTACAATCGACGTTCAGGATTTAGACGCTGACTTTTATGCAGTGTCCTCGCATAAATTTTACGGACCAACAGGCGCAGGAATTTTGTACGGCAAAGAAGACTTGCTTGAAGCAATGCCTCCTTATCAGGGCGGCGGTGAAATGATTAAGTCCGTTTCATTCGCAAAAACAGTTTATAACGATTTGCCGTTCAAGTTTGAAGCAGGCACTCCCAACATCGCAGACACAATCGCAATGGGAACAACAATCGATTATTTATTTGACATAAGAAAAAGCAATATCAAAGAATACGAAGACGAACTGCTCGAATATGGCACAAATAAGTTAAATGAAATCGGTGACATAAGGATAATCGGCACGGCAAAAAATAAAGCAAGCATAATTTCATTTTTGATAAAAGATTTTCATCCTTATGACTGCGGCTCGCTTCTCGACCAGATGGGCATTGCCGTCCGCACGGGAATGCACTGCACAGAACCGCTTATGCAGCGTTTTGGCATTCCGGGAACTATACGCGCTTCGTTCGGATTGTATAATACAAAAGAAGAAATAGATAAAATGATTGAGGGGATATACAAAGTAAAAAAAATGCTTTCATAACTTAACATAAAAAAATTGTGAACACAAAGCCACAAAAGCACGAAACAAAGAATTACAATAAATTTAAAAATTTTGTGTTTTTGTGTTTGGTTTAAAAATCAGTGATACAGTATATAATTATTTTTTAACACAAAAATATCAAACCACGAAAATTAATTTTTGTTTTGTGTTTTAGTGATTTTGTGTTTAGTTTTAAAAAGTTTATGAACGAAACCGCAATAAATAATAAATCAATTCAGGAAATCGAAAACGAGTTAATCGAAGACTTTTCTACGTTCGATAATTGGACTGACAAATACGAATACATCATCGACCTCGGAAAAAATCTTCCTTTGATTGACCCGAAATATAAAATCGATGAATACAAAGTCACCGGTTGTCAGTCACAAGTATGGCTCCGTCCCGAATTCAAAGATGGAAGAGTATATTATTTTGCCGACAGCGATGCAATCATTACAAAAGGATTAATTGCCCTGCTCATAAAAGTTTTATCGGGACAAAAACCCGAAGACGTTGTAAATTCTGATATGGCATTCATCGATAAAATCGGAATGCGCGAGCATTTATCACCGACCCGCTCAAACGGACTCGTGTCAATGATAAGCTACATGAAAAATTATGCAAAAAGTTTTTTAAACAAGAATTAAACCAAACTAATAGTAGGACAGACATGACCCAAAGGGTGCCCCCTGTCTGTCTCGATAGGCGAATGCCTATAGCATTAAACAAGATTTTTAATTAATATTAATATGCCAAGCTATAACATAATAAAAAAAGACGGAAAAGTTGAAAGAGTTGTTGTTGATTCTTCAGACGTTGAAGAAACAGGAAACGAAATGAAAAAAGACGACATAACAAAAAAAGATGCTCCTGAAAATAAAACTGAAACCAAATCCGAACAGCCGAAAACTACTTTGGCGGAAGAGGTTAAAAAATCTATCGAGGAAGATAACGAAAAACCTCAGCACAACTATCCGCCCGAAGTCGTGAAGGAAGAAGTCATCAAAGTTTTAAAAATGTGTTTTGACCCCGAAATACCTGTTAATATTTATGATTTAGGGTTAATTTATGATGTTAAAATCGCGGAGAACAATGATGTGCTTGTGATTATGACTTTGACTTCGCCGTCATGCCCCGTTGCGGGAACACTGCCTGGTGAAGTCGAGGAAAAACTGAAAAATCATCCGATGGTTCACGATGCAAAAGTTCACATAACGTTTGAACCTCCGTGGGATATGAATAAAATGTCCGAAGAAGCTAAGCTTGAGCTTGGATTTTTATAATCGAAGTCGAAAACTTCTGAAGACATAAAAATTGCTTGCTATGTCTGTTAAATACTTCTCATTAAAAATCGCCAAAAAAACTTTTCTCACAAAAGATTCCGCATCGTTTACGTTTGAAATTCCCGATACATTAAAAAAATTCTTTGAATACAAACCCGGTCAGTATCTTGCCTTCAGAGTAATCCTCAACGGCAAGGAATACCGCCGAGAATATTCAATTTGCAGCAGTCCGCATACTGATGAACCGCTTTCATTTGCCTGCAAAGTTACCAACAACGGCGTTGTTTCAAATTATCTCGTAAACGTTCTGAATGAAGGCGACAGAATAGAAACGCTTCCCCCCAACGGAAGTTTTACTCCCGAGCTTTCAGCCGGTAACAAAAAAACTTATTTACTCATTGCTGGAGGAAGCGGTATCACACCTTTGTTTGCAATTTTGAAATCCATTCTTGCATGCGAACCCGACAGCAAAGTTATTTTATATTATGGCAGTGAGAACGAGGAAAACATCATGTTCAAAAAAGAGCTCGATGAATACGCAAAAGATAATCCCGAAAGATTAATTGTTTGCTATACTTTGCATGCTTACGACAGCAACTGGAAAGGATTAAAAGGTTTTATCAATGTTCATGACTTAGCCCGTATCATAAAAAATTCTTTCAACGATACTGGATATGAACATCCTCCTGAAAAACCACAGAACCTTGAAACTTTCATCTGCGGTCCCATGCCTATGATGGATTTAGTTAAAAGCGAATTGCTGCTATGGAAAATTCCTAACGAGAAAATTCATACCGAATATTTTACTCCTCCCATACCTGATATAATGGAAATTGTTGAAGAGGAGCTTGTCCCGAGAAAAGTCAGAGTAATTCTCGACCGTGAAGATGAAATTATAACCGTTGACCCGCTGAAAACCATACTGCAGGCGGCAATTGACGCGGGACTTGACCCGCCTTACTCATGCCGCAGCGGCATTTGCACAACCTGCCGCGCAAAGCTTTTATCCGGCAAAGTAAAAATGGATGAACGCGAAGGGCTTTCAGATGCTGAAATCGAGGAGGGATACATACTCACCTGTCAGTCACACCCCCTGACCGATGATGTTCAAGTGGAATATATGTAACTTATATAATACTATACAAGTGTCATTCTGAGCGAAGCGAAGAATCCCATTCTTAAACCAACATGGCATCTTTACCTTTTCTCATTCTCACGATAAACATCTTCTTCATTTATAAAGGTATGCGCAAAGCTGCAATCATCACCTTTATAATAAATATCGTTTTTTCTTCCTTAATATTCCGCTATCACATAACAGATGCAATAAATATTAATCTCTGATAATTCTGATAAAATGAACATGCATCCGGTTGCAAAAACAATTAATATAATTGGAATACTCGGGCTCGGCTTGGTAATTATCGGTGCATATACAGTCCAGTTCGTTTTAAATGAACTTCCCTGCCCGTTATGCTTACTGCAAAGAGTCGGAATGCTTATGGTAATGACCGGATTTGCGATGAATCTGAAGTTTGGAATCAGACCCGCGCATTATGGAATGTCTATCATCGGTGCTCTCTTCGGTGCTTCGGTTTCAATGAGACAAATTTTACTGCACATAGTTCCTGTCCCCGGACAGCCGACAGGTTA
Protein-coding regions in this window:
- a CDS encoding SufE family protein, which encodes MNETAINNKSIQEIENELIEDFSTFDNWTDKYEYIIDLGKNLPLIDPKYKIDEYKVTGCQSQVWLRPEFKDGRVYYFADSDAIITKGLIALLIKVLSGQKPEDVVNSDMAFIDKIGMREHLSPTRSNGLVSMISYMKNYAKSFLNKN
- a CDS encoding iron-sulfur cluster assembly protein; the encoded protein is MKEEVIKVLKMCFDPEIPVNIYDLGLIYDVKIAENNDVLVIMTLTSPSCPVAGTLPGEVEEKLKNHPMVHDAKVHITFEPPWDMNKMSEEAKLELGFL
- a CDS encoding 2Fe-2S iron-sulfur cluster-binding protein, yielding MSVKYFSLKIAKKTFLTKDSASFTFEIPDTLKKFFEYKPGQYLAFRVILNGKEYRREYSICSSPHTDEPLSFACKVTNNGVVSNYLVNVLNEGDRIETLPPNGSFTPELSAGNKKTYLLIAGGSGITPLFAILKSILACEPDSKVILYYGSENEENIMFKKELDEYAKDNPERLIVCYTLHAYDSNWKGLKGFINVHDLARIIKNSFNDTGYEHPPEKPQNLETFICGPMPMMDLVKSELLLWKIPNEKIHTEYFTPPIPDIMEIVEEELVPRKVRVILDREDEIITVDPLKTILQAAIDAGLDPPYSCRSGICTTCRAKLLSGKVKMDEREGLSDAEIEEGYILTCQSHPLTDDVQVEYM
- a CDS encoding disulfide bond formation protein B, whose amino-acid sequence is MNMHPVAKTINIIGILGLGLVIIGAYTVQFVLNELPCPLCLLQRVGMLMVMTGFAMNLKFGIRPAHYGMSIIGALFGASVSMRQILLHIVPVPGQPTGYGTPILGMHLYTWAFIFFMITIFIIAVVILFGKQFETSSDSLTDKSTEPSGSKLEGFAMFAFYVVFILAAANVVTSFLECGLGPCPDNPVNYMY